One Curtobacterium sp. BH-2-1-1 genomic region harbors:
- a CDS encoding response regulator transcription factor yields the protein MTKILIVDDEPALSEPLEFLLQREGYDTSVAADGVTALSKFDAENPDLVLLDLMLPGLSGTEVCRQIRTRSNIPIIMLTAKDSEVDIVVGLELGADDYVTKPYSTRELLARIRAVLRRRTEDDPADSGILQVGGIRMDVERHTVAVDGSETPMPLKEFELLELLLRNAGRVLTRGQLIDRVWGSDYFGDTKTLDVHIKRIRSKIERVPSAPEILVTVRGLGYRIEG from the coding sequence GTGACCAAGATCCTCATCGTCGACGACGAGCCGGCCCTGAGCGAGCCCCTGGAGTTCCTGCTGCAGCGCGAGGGGTACGACACCTCCGTCGCTGCGGACGGCGTGACCGCGCTGTCGAAGTTCGACGCGGAGAACCCCGACCTGGTGCTGCTCGACCTGATGCTGCCGGGACTCTCCGGCACCGAGGTCTGCCGACAGATCCGGACGCGCTCGAACATCCCGATCATCATGCTCACCGCGAAGGACTCCGAGGTGGACATCGTCGTCGGGCTGGAGCTCGGCGCGGACGACTACGTGACGAAGCCGTACTCGACCCGCGAGCTCCTCGCCCGCATCCGCGCGGTCCTGCGTCGCCGGACCGAGGACGACCCCGCGGACAGCGGGATCCTGCAGGTCGGTGGCATCCGGATGGACGTCGAGCGGCACACCGTGGCGGTGGACGGCTCGGAGACGCCGATGCCGCTCAAGGAGTTCGAGCTCCTCGAGCTGCTGCTCCGCAACGCCGGGCGCGTGCTCACCCGGGGGCAGCTCATCGACCGGGTGTGGGGCTCCGACTACTTCGGCGACACGAAGACCCTGGACGTGCACATCAAGCGCATCCGCTCGAAGATCGAGCGCGTGCCGAGCGCGCCGGAGATCCTGGTGACGGTCCGCGGGCTCGGCTACCGCATCGAGGGCTGA
- a CDS encoding cell wall metabolism sensor histidine kinase WalK, protein MDNAWLVPLSMLLGGVFGAGVVVLIITAERTARAADVAERTLPDGVAAVIATMHNPAVVVDPSNTVVAASPQALTVGLVVRRKLVHRELVDLVDRVRKSGEMGAEDLELPRGRGSDQIGYLSFRAAQLGNRYVLVTADDLTETRRIDEVRRDFVANISHELKTPIGAIGLLSETLVAAADEPQHVRKFAAQLVTESERLAALTKDIIELSRLQSVDTLENSEETSIDRIVQAAVDANEIVARARDIELVRAKKSKLRVMGDPALLQIAVSNLIANAVKYSPDNTRVGVGVRSAKGFVEIAVTDQGVGIPEADLDRVFERFYRVDPARSRATGGTGLGLAIVKHVVGNHGGDVRVWSQPGKGSTFTIRLPEADPELTTALEEQLEEQPS, encoded by the coding sequence ATGGACAACGCGTGGCTCGTGCCACTGTCGATGCTCCTCGGCGGGGTGTTCGGAGCAGGCGTCGTGGTGCTGATCATCACCGCCGAGCGCACGGCTCGTGCTGCCGACGTGGCGGAACGCACCCTGCCCGACGGCGTCGCCGCGGTCATCGCCACGATGCACAACCCGGCCGTGGTGGTCGACCCCTCGAACACGGTCGTCGCCGCCTCGCCGCAGGCACTGACGGTCGGGCTGGTGGTGCGGCGGAAGCTCGTGCACCGCGAGCTCGTCGACCTGGTCGACCGTGTACGCAAGAGCGGGGAGATGGGCGCCGAGGACCTCGAGCTGCCCCGTGGCCGGGGCAGTGACCAGATCGGCTACCTGAGCTTCCGCGCCGCGCAGCTCGGCAACCGGTACGTGCTCGTCACGGCCGACGACCTGACCGAGACCCGGCGCATCGACGAGGTCCGGCGGGACTTCGTCGCGAACATCTCGCACGAGCTGAAGACCCCGATCGGCGCGATCGGCCTGCTCTCCGAGACCCTCGTCGCCGCCGCGGACGAACCCCAGCACGTGCGGAAGTTCGCCGCGCAGCTCGTCACCGAGTCGGAGCGGCTGGCCGCCCTGACGAAGGACATCATCGAACTCTCGCGGCTGCAGTCCGTCGACACGCTGGAGAACAGCGAGGAGACGTCGATCGACCGAATCGTGCAGGCCGCCGTCGACGCGAACGAGATCGTCGCCCGCGCCCGGGACATCGAACTCGTGCGGGCGAAGAAGTCGAAGCTCCGCGTGATGGGCGACCCCGCCCTGCTGCAGATCGCGGTGTCGAACCTCATCGCCAACGCGGTCAAGTACTCCCCGGACAACACCCGCGTCGGCGTGGGCGTCCGGTCCGCGAAGGGCTTCGTCGAGATCGCGGTGACCGACCAGGGCGTCGGCATCCCCGAGGCCGACCTCGATCGGGTGTTCGAGCGGTTCTACCGCGTCGACCCCGCCCGGTCGCGTGCCACCGGCGGCACCGGCCTCGGCCTCGCCATCGTGAAGCACGTCGTCGGCAACCACGGCGGGGACGTGCGTGTCTGGTCGCAGCCCGGCAAGGGCTCGACCTTCACCATCCGCCTGCCCGAGGCGGACCCAGAACTGACCACAGCACTCGAAGAGCAACTGGAAGAGCAGCCATCGTGA
- a CDS encoding methylase, with the protein MPIGNVTRGTTGYNRLRRVDRWIATLPALRRSADPLVADVGYGASPTTTLELRDRLAAVRPDVEVTGIEIEPARVALANAGTRDGVTFRLGGFETPTPGNRRPAVIRAFNVLRQYDESAVVESWRIMQDRLQPGGALVEGTCNEVGRVASWVTLDDVAPRTFTVSLRLAGLDVPSVVAERLPKALIHRNVPGERVHAFLGDLDLAWAVAAPLGTYGPRQRWIATVRGMRDRGWPVLHGVTRWRLGELSVPWAAVAPA; encoded by the coding sequence ATGCCCATCGGGAACGTGACGCGCGGGACGACCGGGTACAACCGGCTCCGCCGCGTCGACCGGTGGATCGCCACGTTGCCGGCCCTCCGCCGGAGCGCCGACCCGCTCGTCGCCGACGTCGGGTACGGGGCCTCGCCGACGACGACGCTCGAACTCCGGGACCGCCTGGCCGCCGTCCGCCCCGACGTCGAGGTCACCGGCATCGAGATCGAGCCGGCACGGGTGGCCCTCGCGAACGCCGGCACGCGGGACGGGGTGACGTTCCGGCTCGGCGGGTTCGAGACACCGACACCGGGGAACCGCCGGCCCGCCGTGATCCGCGCCTTCAACGTGCTGCGGCAGTACGACGAGTCCGCGGTGGTGGAGTCCTGGCGGATCATGCAGGACCGCCTGCAACCGGGCGGCGCGCTCGTCGAGGGGACCTGCAACGAGGTCGGGCGGGTGGCCTCGTGGGTGACGCTCGACGACGTCGCACCACGCACCTTCACGGTGTCGCTCCGGCTGGCGGGGCTCGACGTCCCCTCGGTCGTGGCCGAACGGCTGCCGAAGGCCCTCATCCACCGGAACGTTCCCGGCGAGCGGGTGCACGCGTTCCTCGGCGACCTCGACCTGGCGTGGGCGGTCGCGGCGCCGCTCGGCACGTACGGCCCCCGGCAGCGGTGGATCGCGACGGTCCGGGGCATGCGGGACCGGGGGTGGCCGGTGCTGCACGGGGTGACGCGGTGGCGGCTCGGCGAGCTCAGCGTCCCGTGGGCCGCGGTGGCCCCGGCCTGA
- a CDS encoding FABP family protein, producing MIELPEGLAPELVPLSWLVGVWEGTGVVEYPVGDEDEPRKYEFGQRVSFSHDGLPYLNYSSTTWLLDEEHTPLAAEMGYWRIDRPSEPGDRGPAMLLGEGPTPFGTVESVEALRNTTDGFDVEAAIIHPTGVNELYVGRVRKGRIDLATDAVMRSPNAKDYSAATRLYGLVEGKLFWAWDIAALGKELTSHASGQLAKVD from the coding sequence TTGATCGAACTGCCGGAGGGCCTCGCGCCCGAACTCGTCCCGCTGTCGTGGCTCGTCGGCGTCTGGGAGGGCACCGGTGTGGTCGAGTACCCCGTCGGTGACGAGGACGAACCCCGGAAGTACGAGTTCGGCCAGCGCGTGAGCTTCAGCCACGACGGTCTGCCCTACCTCAACTACTCCTCCACGACGTGGCTGCTCGACGAGGAGCACACCCCGCTCGCGGCCGAGATGGGCTACTGGCGGATCGACCGTCCGTCCGAGCCCGGTGACCGCGGCCCGGCGATGCTCCTCGGCGAGGGGCCGACGCCGTTCGGCACCGTCGAGAGCGTCGAGGCGCTGCGGAACACCACGGACGGCTTCGACGTCGAAGCGGCGATCATCCACCCCACCGGCGTCAACGAGCTCTACGTCGGGCGGGTCCGCAAGGGCCGCATCGACCTCGCGACCGACGCCGTGATGCGCTCGCCGAACGCCAAGGACTACTCCGCGGCGACCCGGCTCTACGGCCTGGTCGAGGGCAAGCTCTTCTGGGCGTGGGACATCGCCGCACTCGGCAAGGAGCTGACCTCGCACGCCTCGGGGCAGCTCGCGAAGGTCGACTGA
- the phoU gene encoding phosphate signaling complex protein PhoU — protein MREVFQQELQDVQERLTEIAGLVESAITRATQSFSESDVSLAEEVIADDVKIDEAANSLDEIAIDILARQAPVARDLRVVVTALRVSSSLERMGDMAEHIAQLTRQRFPEKVVPKGLRGTFKKMGQLDVAMAQKLTRLLATEDIALAGEIRDEDDAIDELHASVFDFVLGETWKGAPIDTVDATLASRYHERFADHAVSIAKKVEYLATGDWAGASSVTVSPA, from the coding sequence ATGCGCGAAGTCTTCCAGCAGGAACTCCAGGACGTCCAGGAGCGACTGACCGAGATCGCCGGGCTCGTCGAGTCCGCCATCACCCGAGCCACGCAGTCGTTCAGCGAGTCCGACGTGTCCCTCGCCGAGGAGGTGATCGCCGACGACGTCAAGATCGACGAGGCGGCGAACAGCCTCGACGAGATCGCGATCGACATCCTCGCGCGTCAGGCCCCCGTCGCCCGCGACCTCCGCGTCGTGGTCACCGCCCTGCGCGTCAGCTCGTCGCTCGAGCGCATGGGCGACATGGCCGAGCACATCGCCCAGCTCACCCGGCAGCGCTTCCCCGAGAAGGTCGTGCCGAAGGGCCTCCGCGGCACCTTCAAGAAGATGGGCCAGCTCGACGTCGCGATGGCGCAGAAGCTCACGCGGCTGCTCGCCACCGAGGACATCGCCCTCGCCGGGGAGATCCGCGACGAGGACGACGCCATCGACGAGCTGCACGCGAGCGTGTTCGACTTCGTGCTCGGCGAGACCTGGAAGGGCGCGCCGATCGACACGGTCGACGCGACCCTGGCATCGCGCTACCACGAGCGCTTCGCGGACCACGCGGTCTCGATCGCCAAGAAGGTCGAGTACCTGGCGACGGGTGACTGGGCCGGCGCGTCCTCGGTGACGGTGTCGCCCGCCTGA
- a CDS encoding folate-binding protein YgfZ, whose translation MSAFAGRAGFVATDSGPAAHFGNPLGEQRLLARGRAVVELGLGVVTVTGPDRLSWLNSITSQLLTGLAAGVSTETLVLDQSGRVEHAARVVDDGSVAWLLTEPADAAPLAAWLDSMRFMLRVEVADRSADFATIGWFGESAPFASTDLPETPVAEWVDPWASVTPGGWGYADQEAHPASDWTLRIAVVTPGTAGAIAASDEPVAGLLAYEALRIAAWRPSLSDVDERTIPHELDWLRSAVHLSKGCYRGQETVAKVHNLGHPPRRVVMLHLDGSDGVLPAPGTPVVSGEKEVGRLTASGIHHELGPIGLAVVKRSLDPAATLTLSADDVVVSATQEVIVPPGAGATADVPRLPRLGAVRRS comes from the coding sequence ATGTCCGCCTTCGCCGGCCGCGCCGGCTTCGTGGCGACGGACTCCGGCCCCGCCGCGCACTTCGGCAACCCGCTCGGCGAGCAGCGTCTGCTCGCCCGCGGCCGTGCCGTCGTCGAACTCGGCCTCGGTGTCGTCACCGTCACCGGCCCGGACCGTCTGTCGTGGCTCAATTCGATCACCTCGCAGCTCCTCACCGGGCTCGCCGCCGGCGTGAGCACCGAGACGCTCGTGCTCGACCAGTCCGGTCGCGTCGAGCACGCGGCGCGCGTCGTCGACGACGGGTCGGTGGCGTGGCTGCTGACCGAGCCCGCCGACGCGGCACCGCTCGCTGCCTGGCTCGACTCGATGCGGTTCATGCTGCGCGTCGAGGTCGCCGACCGTTCGGCGGACTTCGCCACGATCGGCTGGTTCGGCGAGTCCGCGCCGTTCGCGTCGACCGACCTGCCCGAGACCCCGGTCGCCGAGTGGGTCGACCCGTGGGCGTCCGTCACGCCCGGCGGGTGGGGCTACGCCGACCAGGAGGCGCACCCCGCCTCCGACTGGACCCTCCGCATCGCCGTGGTCACCCCCGGCACCGCGGGCGCGATCGCCGCGTCGGACGAGCCCGTCGCGGGACTCCTCGCGTACGAGGCCCTGCGCATCGCCGCCTGGCGACCCTCACTGTCCGACGTCGACGAGCGCACGATCCCGCACGAGCTCGACTGGCTCCGCTCCGCCGTGCACCTGTCGAAGGGGTGCTACCGGGGGCAGGAGACCGTGGCCAAGGTCCACAACCTCGGACACCCGCCGCGCCGGGTCGTCATGCTGCACCTCGACGGGTCGGACGGCGTGCTGCCGGCCCCGGGGACGCCGGTCGTCTCCGGCGAGAAGGAGGTCGGGCGGCTGACGGCGTCGGGCATCCACCACGAGCTCGGGCCGATCGGGCTCGCGGTCGTGAAGCGTTCCCTCGACCCCGCCGCCACGCTGACGCTCAGCGCCGACGACGTGGTCGTGTCCGCCACGCAAGAGGTCATCGTGCCGCCAGGGGCCGGCGCCACCGCCGACGTCCCGCGGCTGCCCCGCCTCGGCGCCGTCCGCCGCTCGTAG
- a CDS encoding AAA family ATPase encodes MAQVAIIVNGMPGSGKSTIGAALAEVLGCPFLSKDRIKEPLADLVGPMIASRPLGGIAMDTMWSMAQAVENGVVLDAVWLPSRDRGLLEARLASAGSPRAVEVWCDADRGTAEERLRDRYDPGTVPVRHEVHGDLADVLAFWDEHGGAAQPVGLPGVPVVRVDTTKPYDVGALVQEIASHFV; translated from the coding sequence ATGGCCCAGGTCGCGATCATCGTCAACGGCATGCCCGGTTCCGGCAAGAGCACCATCGGTGCCGCCCTCGCCGAGGTGCTCGGCTGCCCGTTCCTGTCGAAGGACCGGATCAAGGAGCCCCTCGCCGACCTGGTCGGCCCGATGATCGCGTCGCGTCCGCTCGGCGGCATCGCGATGGACACCATGTGGTCGATGGCGCAGGCCGTCGAGAACGGCGTCGTCCTCGACGCCGTCTGGCTGCCGTCGCGGGACCGCGGACTCCTGGAGGCGCGGCTCGCCTCCGCCGGGTCGCCGCGCGCTGTCGAGGTGTGGTGCGACGCGGACCGGGGCACCGCCGAGGAGCGGCTGCGCGACCGGTACGACCCGGGCACCGTGCCGGTGCGCCACGAGGTGCACGGGGACCTGGCCGACGTGCTCGCGTTCTGGGACGAGCACGGCGGCGCCGCCCAGCCGGTCGGTCTGCCGGGCGTCCCGGTGGTCCGCGTCGACACGACGAAGCCGTACGACGTCGGCGCCCTGGTGCAGGAGATCGCCTCCCACTTCGTGTGA
- a CDS encoding winged helix-turn-helix domain-containing protein: MAQLLVLTSAAPGDVLPSLGLLSHRIRHVPAEAAQLVNAPQSDLMFVDARTDLASAKALCKILATSGSTTPIILVVTEGGLTAVNSEWNVDDVVLETAGPAEVDARIRLTAGRASKNQTGSKIQASGVVIDEASYSAKVRGRPLDLTFKEFELLRFFATHPSRVFTREQLLSEVWGYDYFGGTRTVDVHVRRLRAKLGDLESLIGTVRNVGYRFNVYDDEADRLAGQ; the protein is encoded by the coding sequence GTGGCCCAGCTCCTGGTACTCACCTCAGCCGCGCCCGGCGACGTCCTGCCGAGCCTCGGACTGCTGAGCCACCGGATCCGCCACGTCCCCGCCGAGGCCGCACAGCTGGTCAACGCCCCGCAGAGCGACCTCATGTTCGTGGACGCCCGGACGGACCTGGCGAGCGCCAAGGCCCTGTGCAAGATCCTCGCGACGAGCGGCTCGACGACGCCGATCATCCTGGTCGTCACCGAGGGTGGTCTGACCGCGGTCAACAGCGAGTGGAACGTCGACGACGTCGTGCTCGAGACCGCCGGCCCGGCCGAGGTCGACGCCCGCATCCGGCTCACGGCCGGTCGCGCGTCGAAGAACCAGACCGGGTCGAAGATCCAGGCGTCCGGTGTCGTCATCGACGAGGCCAGCTACTCGGCGAAGGTCCGCGGTCGACCGCTCGACCTCACCTTCAAGGAGTTCGAGCTCCTCCGCTTCTTCGCCACGCACCCCTCGCGGGTCTTCACCCGCGAGCAGCTCCTCAGCGAGGTGTGGGGCTACGACTACTTCGGCGGCACCCGCACGGTCGACGTGCACGTGCGGCGCCTCCGCGCGAAGCTCGGCGACCTCGAGTCCCTCATCGGCACGGTCCGCAACGTCGGGTACCGCTTCAACGTCTACGACGACGAGGCCGACCGGCTCGCGGGCCAGTAG
- a CDS encoding CarD family transcriptional regulator yields MQFEVGETVVYPHHGAATISEVKTRVIKGEEKVYLKLRVTQGDLTIEVPADNVDLVGVRDVIGKEGLDKVFEVLRAPFTEEPTNWSRRYKANLEKLASGDVIKVSEVVRDLWRRDQDRGLSAGEKRMLAKARQILISELALAEKTDEDKASTVLDEVLAS; encoded by the coding sequence ATGCAATTCGAGGTCGGCGAGACCGTCGTCTACCCCCATCACGGGGCGGCAACCATCTCTGAAGTCAAGACGCGCGTCATCAAGGGTGAGGAAAAGGTCTACCTGAAGCTGCGGGTCACCCAGGGTGACCTCACGATCGAGGTCCCGGCGGACAACGTCGACCTGGTCGGAGTCCGTGACGTGATCGGCAAGGAAGGCCTCGACAAGGTGTTCGAGGTCCTGCGTGCCCCCTTCACCGAAGAGCCCACGAACTGGTCGCGTCGCTACAAGGCGAACCTCGAGAAGCTCGCTTCCGGTGACGTCATCAAGGTGTCCGAGGTCGTCCGCGACCTCTGGCGCCGCGATCAGGACCGCGGCCTGTCCGCGGGGGAGAAGCGGATGCTCGCCAAGGCGCGGCAGATCCTGATCTCCGAGCTGGCGCTGGCCGAGAAGACCGACGAGGACAAGGCATCGACCGTCCTCGACGAGGTCCTCGCCTCCTGA
- the ispD gene encoding 2-C-methyl-D-erythritol 4-phosphate cytidylyltransferase, translating to MDRAVVVVAAGSGTRLGIGTAKAFVPVAGTLMLARALEPLFALPSPTLVVVVAPAALLDDCRQVVASVAGAAVAYTAVVPGGADRHASVEAGLAVLPDSVTAVLVHDAARCLTPPAQFERVFDAVAGSLHDGAGAGFVPALPVTDTIKRVDGDVVVETVDRAALVGVQTPQGFPLAALRQAYAVSQQAETDDAGVFQAAGGTVRFVPGDADAFKITTPWDLHRAESIVRARAATPVDTRVGLGVDVHAFDAASPCRVGLLDFPGEAGLSGHSDGDAVAHAVCDALLSAGGLGDIGGTFGTSDPAYAGAAGDVFVRGAVAMLAAAGLAPVSVTVQVIGNRPRIGARRTEMQDALAAVVGAPVAVSGTTTDGLGFTGRGEGLAAIATAVVRPV from the coding sequence GTGGACAGGGCGGTCGTCGTCGTTGCGGCCGGTTCCGGCACGCGGCTCGGCATCGGGACGGCCAAGGCGTTCGTCCCCGTGGCCGGCACACTGATGCTCGCGCGGGCGCTCGAGCCGCTGTTCGCCCTGCCGTCGCCGACGCTCGTCGTGGTGGTCGCGCCGGCGGCGCTCCTCGACGACTGCCGACAGGTGGTCGCGTCCGTCGCCGGGGCTGCGGTCGCGTACACGGCCGTCGTCCCCGGAGGCGCGGATCGCCATGCCTCGGTCGAGGCCGGCCTGGCCGTGCTGCCGGACTCCGTCACCGCGGTGCTGGTGCACGACGCGGCGCGCTGTCTGACGCCGCCCGCCCAGTTCGAGCGGGTGTTCGACGCCGTCGCCGGTTCGCTGCACGACGGTGCGGGTGCCGGGTTCGTCCCCGCACTGCCCGTCACGGACACGATCAAGCGCGTCGACGGGGACGTCGTCGTCGAGACCGTCGACCGCGCAGCGCTCGTCGGGGTGCAGACGCCGCAGGGCTTCCCGCTCGCCGCGCTCCGGCAGGCGTACGCCGTGTCGCAGCAGGCCGAGACCGACGACGCCGGGGTGTTCCAGGCGGCGGGCGGCACCGTGCGGTTCGTCCCGGGCGACGCCGATGCCTTCAAGATCACCACCCCGTGGGACCTCCATCGTGCCGAGTCGATCGTGCGTGCCCGCGCCGCCACCCCCGTGGACACCCGGGTCGGCCTCGGGGTGGACGTGCACGCGTTCGACGCGGCGTCCCCGTGCCGGGTCGGGCTGCTCGACTTCCCCGGTGAAGCGGGGCTCTCCGGCCACAGCGACGGCGACGCGGTCGCGCACGCGGTCTGCGACGCCCTGCTCTCGGCGGGCGGGCTCGGCGACATCGGCGGGACGTTCGGCACGTCGGACCCCGCCTACGCCGGGGCGGCGGGTGACGTCTTCGTCCGGGGTGCGGTCGCGATGCTGGCCGCCGCCGGTCTGGCGCCCGTGTCCGTCACCGTGCAGGTCATCGGGAACCGCCCGCGCATCGGCGCACGTCGGACCGAGATGCAGGACGCCCTCGCCGCCGTCGTCGGGGCCCCGGTCGCGGTCTCCGGCACGACGACGGACGGTCTCGGGTTCACCGGCCGCGGCGAGGGGCTCGCCGCGATCGCGACAGCCGTCGTCCGACCGGTCTGA
- the mshD gene encoding mycothiol synthase, which translates to MVDLSRFVVPGEAPPFSDQTLVDVRAGRATVLGDERGVAVVRDGELELVVAQEARGHGLGTALARQALAPGGGAAPVDGPAPRLAWAHGDHPAARALAARFGWTAVRTLLQLRAPIASVAPDPAVPAGWSLSSFRTGDPADEADWLALNAAAFAHHPEQGRMTLDDLRAREADDWFSGDDLLLLRDDPGDLAGSCWLKVEGDTGEFYAVAVRPDLQGRGLGGVLMRAGTARLTGRGLSAAALYVEGDNAPALALYRRSGFEQHAIDVQYAAG; encoded by the coding sequence GTGGTCGACCTGTCGCGCTTCGTCGTCCCGGGCGAAGCACCGCCGTTCTCCGACCAGACCCTGGTCGACGTGCGCGCCGGCCGCGCGACCGTGCTCGGCGACGAGCGCGGGGTCGCCGTGGTCCGTGACGGCGAGCTGGAACTCGTGGTCGCCCAGGAGGCGCGGGGCCACGGTCTCGGCACCGCCCTCGCCCGGCAGGCGCTCGCCCCGGGCGGCGGGGCCGCTCCCGTGGACGGGCCGGCCCCTCGGCTCGCGTGGGCGCACGGGGACCACCCCGCTGCCCGAGCACTCGCGGCCCGCTTCGGCTGGACGGCGGTCCGCACGCTCCTGCAGCTCCGCGCCCCGATCGCGTCCGTCGCCCCCGACCCCGCGGTGCCGGCCGGCTGGTCCCTGTCGTCGTTCCGGACGGGCGACCCCGCCGACGAGGCCGACTGGCTGGCGCTCAACGCCGCCGCCTTCGCGCACCACCCGGAACAGGGCCGGATGACGCTCGACGACCTGCGCGCCCGCGAGGCCGACGACTGGTTCTCCGGCGACGACCTGCTCCTGCTCCGCGACGACCCCGGGGACCTCGCCGGGTCGTGCTGGCTCAAGGTCGAGGGCGACACCGGCGAGTTCTACGCCGTGGCCGTCCGACCCGACCTGCAGGGCCGGGGACTCGGCGGCGTCCTGATGCGCGCGGGGACGGCACGCCTGACCGGCCGGGGCCTCTCCGCCGCGGCGCTCTACGTCGAGGGCGACAACGCCCCGGCGCTGGCCCTGTACCGCCGATCCGGGTTCGAGCAGCACGCGATCGACGTCCAGTACGCGGCCGGCTGA
- a CDS encoding phosphoglyceromutase, whose translation MTSTLVLLRHGNSDWNQKNLFTGWVDVRLSELGEKEAKRAGDLIAESGIVPDVLYTSLLTRAIQTADIALLQADLAWLPVKRDWRLNERHYGDLQGKDKAQTLEQYGEQQFMEWRRSFDVPPPPIADDAEWSQFGDRRYADLGDQLPRTESLKLVIDRLLPYWESDITKDLGAGKTVLVTAHGNSLRALVKHLDGISDEDIAGLNIPTGIPLVYELDDDFRPTKPAYYLDPEAAAAGAAAVAAQGAKK comes from the coding sequence ATGACCTCCACGCTCGTCCTGCTCCGTCACGGCAACAGTGACTGGAACCAGAAGAACCTGTTCACCGGTTGGGTCGACGTCCGGCTCAGCGAGCTGGGCGAGAAGGAGGCGAAGCGCGCCGGCGACCTCATCGCCGAGTCCGGCATCGTCCCCGACGTCCTGTACACCTCGCTCCTCACCCGTGCGATCCAGACGGCCGACATCGCGCTGCTCCAGGCCGACCTGGCGTGGCTGCCGGTGAAGCGCGACTGGCGCCTCAACGAGCGCCACTACGGCGACCTGCAGGGCAAGGACAAGGCCCAGACGCTCGAGCAGTACGGCGAGCAGCAGTTCATGGAGTGGCGCCGGTCGTTCGACGTGCCGCCGCCCCCCATCGCCGACGACGCCGAGTGGTCGCAGTTCGGGGACCGCCGCTACGCCGACCTCGGCGACCAGCTGCCCCGCACCGAGTCGCTCAAGCTCGTGATCGACCGCCTGCTGCCCTACTGGGAGTCCGACATCACGAAGGACCTCGGTGCGGGCAAGACCGTCCTCGTCACGGCGCACGGCAACTCGCTCCGGGCGCTCGTGAAGCACCTCGACGGGATCTCCGACGAGGACATCGCCGGCCTGAACATCCCGACCGGCATCCCGCTGGTGTACGAGCTCGACGACGACTTCCGTCCGACGAAGCCGGCGTACTACCTCGACCCCGAGGCCGCCGCGGCCGGAGCCGCCGCCGTGGCCGCCCAGGGCGCCAAGAAGTAG